The DNA region TCTGGCGCAAATCGGCAGAATCACAAGGATAATGAGGACGGCCGCCAGGCGAAAGCCGGTAACGACAACCTGACGGGGGCGGTGACGGGCGGCTACGCGTCCGGACGGGGAATGATCGAGATATGACCGTTGACCTCCAGCACCGCATATTTAATCTGGTCGAACCGCTCCAGCCCTGGCCCCGAGCGCGCCGCTTCCAGCACATCGTCCGCACTGATACCGGTCATCTTCATACGGTCGGTCAGGAGAGTGCCATGATCGACCAGAATCACCGGGCCGCCATCGAGCATCTGCTCTACCACCGGGAAACGGTTTTTTACCTTGCCGAGTACAATATCGATTGTCACCAGCGTGATGATCGTCAGTGTCGCGCCGGTTACCGAAAAATCGTCGCCCAGCAGCGCCTGCTGGGTCGCTTCGCTGATGATGAGCAGCAGGATCAGATCAAACGAGGTCATCTGCAGCAGCGTCCGTCTGCCGGCAATTTTAAACACCACCATCAGTACCAGATAGATGGCTGCCGCCCGTAATACCGTTTCCATATCGCGCCTCTGTCAGGGATAGATCCATTGGGTAAACCGAACCGGGGCTGCGCCGCCGCCGTGGATCGCCACATGAATGCGGCCTGCATGCCGTGGCTGCAACCCGATCCAGACCGCATGATCCGGCCCGGTGCCGGTAGCAGAAAACGTCAGCCGCAGATCGCTGCCGATCGTCTCTGCCACCTGCGGCTGAGGCTGCAGCGTCTGGATCTCCAGATTCTCCAGCGCCTCGCCGCCAATCGTGACGGTAAAACGGTCGTTCGCGGGGGCATGATAGCGGATGCGCATATCCATGCTGGTTTCGGCCCGGCCAAACCGCTCATAGTCCACCTGAACGAGGCCATCCGGTGAACGGGCGCGACTGTCGCTCAGCACTCCTTTGGAGAAGAGCCCGCACGCTCCCAGCAGCACCAGCACGATTAACAGGTACTCCCCTGCCCGCTGGATCGCGTATTCCCGGCGTACCCACAGCAGGTTTTCTTTTATCGGGACGTCCCGGCTCACTGTGCGATCTTTTTTCACGTTGTGATGATCTCCGGTCTGACAGGCTCGCGCCTGATGCCTCCCGCTTTTCGGCATCCCGATGATGTTGTCCGCGGCCACGCGATGAATAAGGCGCTCTGTTTAGCGTAGTGAACAACGCTGCGCCCGGCCAGCGAGACGCGACGTGGAATGATATTCAGGCCGGACGATGCGTTGATAAAGCGGGCATGACGTGTGCGGGAAATCATTATGGTCGCTGACCATAGCCGCCGCGGTTAAACAGGGCTTCAGCGAGGCGGGAAATTCACGCGCTCGCGATGCGGGGCTGTGGGGCTTACAGCCAGCCGGAGCGACGCAGCCTGGCCCAGAGTCCGCCACAGGCCACCAGCGTCAGTCCCACCGCCAGCGGATAGCCATACAGCGACTTCAGCTCCGGCATGTGCTCGAAGTTCATGCCGTACATGCTGAAGACCACCGTCGGGATCACCAGGATGGCGCCCCAGCCCGCCAGCTTTTTCACCACCTCATTCTGCTGCACCGTGACCAGTGCCAGATTGACCTGCATGGCGCTGGTCAGCATTTCACGCATATCCTCGGCATCCGTGACCACATGCCGGGCGTGATCCTGCACGTCGCGGATATAGGCGCGCAGCGGACGCGGGATCAGATCTTCATGCAGGTGGATCAGCTGATTACAGATCTCCTCCAGCGGCAGCGCGGCATTGCGCAGCGTCAGCAGATGGCGCCGCATGGTGTAGACCTGCTGCACCGACTGGCGGTCAAATTCGCTGGTAAAGAGTTCATTCTCCATCTGTCCGACCCGCTCATTCAGCGAGGTGGACAGTTCGGCATAGCGATCAACAATAAAATCGAGCAGACAGTAAAGCGGATAGGCCGGGCCATATTTCAGCAGCGCCGGATTTTCAGATGCCTGCTTTCGCACCGGCGTATAGCTTTCAGAGGCACCGTGACGGATGCTGATCAGAAAGTTTTTTCCGACAAAGAAATGGGTTTCGCCCATTTCACAGTTGTTATCCTTAACACATACGGTCTTGACCACGATAAACAGCGACTCGCCATAATGTTCGATTTTCGGTCGCTGGTGG from Pantoea deleyi includes:
- a CDS encoding DUF421 domain-containing protein → METVLRAAAIYLVLMVVFKIAGRRTLLQMTSFDLILLLIISEATQQALLGDDFSVTGATLTIITLVTIDIVLGKVKNRFPVVEQMLDGGPVILVDHGTLLTDRMKMTGISADDVLEAARSGPGLERFDQIKYAVLEVNGHISIIPRPDA
- the corA gene encoding magnesium/cobalt transporter CorA; amino-acid sequence: MIVSSRVYRPGCAGEEVGVDDISEVIKEPEAFIWLGLWQPDAEFMAKIKEEFGLHELAVEDALNAHQRPKIEHYGESLFIVVKTVCVKDNNCEMGETHFFVGKNFLISIRHGASESYTPVRKQASENPALLKYGPAYPLYCLLDFIVDRYAELSTSLNERVGQMENELFTSEFDRQSVQQVYTMRRHLLTLRNAALPLEEICNQLIHLHEDLIPRPLRAYIRDVQDHARHVVTDAEDMREMLTSAMQVNLALVTVQQNEVVKKLAGWGAILVIPTVVFSMYGMNFEHMPELKSLYGYPLAVGLTLVACGGLWARLRRSGWL